GCTTTTTTCTCAAGCTGGGTCAGCTCTTACCTGCCGTCTTTTTTAGCGATCCCGATGCGGTGCAGACCATTTTCAAGGCCGATCCCTCTACCTTTGTCATTGGGCACAACAACAGTATCATTCGTCCGCTAGTAGGGGATGAATCGGTGATTTTGTTGGATGGTGATCGCCACCAGCGGCAACGACAGCTTCTCACCCCGCCGTTTCATGGCGATCGCATGCGTGCCTACGGGGAGCTAATTTGCGACATCACCCGCCAGGTTGGAAACCAGTGGACATCCCACCAGCCTTTTTCGGTGCGTCCC
This genomic interval from Synechococcales cyanobacterium T60_A2020_003 contains the following:
- a CDS encoding cytochrome P450; this encodes MTNPLDTVNAVLPPGPSLHPTLQLLNWIGRPTDWRDECANAYGTCFFLKLGQLLPAVFFSDPDAVQTIFKADPSTFVIGHNNSIIRPLVGDESVILLDGDRHQRQRQLLTPPFHGDRMRAYGELICDITRQVGNQWTSHQPFSVRPQMQDISLEVILNAVFGLNDMGSDKSLDPETLERIRTIKHLMQSLLEATGSPLSSTLL